One genomic segment of Odocoileus virginianus isolate 20LAN1187 ecotype Illinois unplaced genomic scaffold, Ovbor_1.2 Unplaced_Scaffold_4, whole genome shotgun sequence includes these proteins:
- the SMPX gene encoding small muscular protein, protein MSKQPVSNVRAIQANINIPMGAFRPGAGQPPRRKECTPEMEEGAPPASEEEKKPIPGAKKLPGPAVNLSEIQNIKSELKYVPKAEQ, encoded by the exons ATGTCGAAACAGCCAGTTTCCAATGTCAGAGCCATCCAG GCAAATATCAATATTCCAATGGGAGCCTTTCGGCCAGGAGCTGGGCAACCCCCCAGAAGAAAAGAATGTACTCCGGAaatggaggag ggtGCTCCTCCCGCTTCGGAAGAGGAGAAGAAGCCAATTCCAGGAGCTAAGAAACTTCCAGGACCTGCGGTCAACCTATCGGAGATCCAGAACATTAAAAGTGAACTGAAGTATGTCCCCAAAGCTGAACAGTAG